A genomic segment from Glycine soja cultivar W05 chromosome 20, ASM419377v2, whole genome shotgun sequence encodes:
- the LOC114401548 gene encoding uncharacterized protein LOC114401548 isoform X1 — translation MGLSRNVASQPEIDDAGGDIGFGAIRGGFPFKRNPGHHRHRASFDRQLPRSNNSSSSNNNNISIRSHLHKRKGLLLWLFPFPKSKSGFYAFIIVVVFLFALASMVLQSSITSVFRQSADSARYISGGIRFGSALRFVPGRISQRFLSGDGLDPVRSQPRIGVRAPRIALILGHMTIDPQSLMLVTVIWNLQKLGYVFKIFAVGHGKARSIWENIGGRICPLSTEHQGLIDWSIFEGIIVDSLEAKVAISSVMQEPFCSVPLIWIIQEDSLSSRLPVYEQMGWEHIVSHWRSAFSRASVVVFPDFTYPMLYSELDTGNFFVIPGSPVDVWAAESYHKTHAKEQLRELSGFGKNDMLVLVVGSSVFFDDLSWDYAVAMHSVGPLLTRYARRNDATDSFKFVFLCGNSTDGYDDALQGVASRMGLRQGSIRHYGLNGDVNSVLLMADIILYGSAQEVQGFPPLLIRAMTFEIPVVVPDFSVLKKYIVDGVHGIFFSKHNPEALMNAFSLLLSNGRLSKFAQAIASSGRQLAKNVLALDCITGYARLLENVLNFPSDALLPGAVSQIQQGSWEWNLFQNEIDLSKIDSNRKVSIVYAVEHELASLNYSTSIVENGTEVPLQDELTQLDLDTLREIEISEENEMFEVEEAEERMEKGVSVWDDIYRNARKSEKLKFEVNERDEGELERTGQSVCIYEIYNGAGVWPFLHHGSLYRGLSLSRRAQRQTSDDVDAVGCLPLLNDTYYRDILCEMGGMFAIANRVDSIHRRPWIGFQSWRAAGRKVALSAKAENVLEETMQENFRGDVIYFWGRLDMDQSAIRNHNAISFWYMCDILNGGNCRIVFQDGFRQMYALPPHAEALPPMPEDGGYWSALHSWVMPTSSFLEFIMFSRMFVDSIDAKHRDSTKYSLCLLGSSEIEKKHCYCRVLELLINVWAYHSARKMVYINPNTGSMEEQHPIEQRKGFMWSKYFNFSLLKSMDEDLAEAADDGDHPREMWLWPMTGEVHWQGIYEREREERYRLKMDKKRKTKEKLFERMKYGYKQKSLGR, via the exons ATGGGATTGTCGCGCAACGTGGCTTCGCAGCCGGAGATCGACGACGCCGGCGGGGACATTGGATTCGGTGCGATCCGCGGCGGATTCCCCTTCAAGCGGAACCCTGGCCACCACCGCCACCGCGCCTCCTTCGATCGGCAATTGCCGCGCTccaacaacagcagcagcagcaacaacaacaacattagcATCCGATCTCACCTCCACAAGCGCAAGGGCTTGTTGCTGTGGCTCTTCCCGTTCCCCAAGTCCAAGTCCGGATTCTACGCTTTCATCATCGTCGTGGTCTTCCTCTTCGCCCTCGCCTCCATGGTCTTGCAGAGCTCCATCACCTCCGTCTTCCGCCAGAGTGCCGATAGCGCCAGGTACATCAGCGGAGGAATCCGCTTCGGCTCCGCGCTCCGCTTCGTCCCCGGGAGGATTTCGCAGAGGTTCCTCTCTGGCGATGGACTCGATCCGGTTCGCTCCCAGCCCAGAATTGGCGTCCGCGCGCCAAGGATAGCTCTC ATATTAGGGCACATGACGATAGATCCCCAGTCATTGATGTTGGTTACTGTGATTTGGAATCTACAGAAGTTGGGTTATGTTTTTAAG ATATTTGCAGTAGGGCATGGGAAGGCCCGCTCAATATGGGAAAACATAGGTGGCAGAATCTGTCCTTTGAGTACAGAGCATCAAGGCCTGATCGATTGGTCAAT TTTTGAAGGTATCATTGTTGACTCCTTAGAAGCAAAAGTAGCCATTTCAAG CGTTATGCAGGAGCCTTTTTGTTCAGTACCATTGATATGGATTATTCAAGAAGATAGCCTTTCAAGTCGCCTTCCAGTTTATGAGCAAATGGGTTGGGAGCATATTGTTTCTCATTGGAGAAGTGCTTTTAGCAGAGCcagtgttgttgtgtttccagATTTTACTTATCCG ATGTTATATAGTGAGCTTGACACTGGAAACTTCTTTGTGATTCCTGGATCACCAGTAGATGTGTGGGCTGCAGAAAGCTATCATAAGACCCATGCAAAGGAGCAGCTAAGAGAACTTAGTGGATTTGGTAAAAATGATATGCTGGTTCTAGTTGTTGGGAGCTCAGTCTTCTTTGATGACCTATCTTGGGACTATGCTGTTGCAATGCATTCTGTAGGGCCTCTGCTGACAAGATATGCAAGGAGGAATGATGCAACTGActcatttaaatttgttttcttatgtGGCAATTCTACTGATGGTTATGATGATGCTTTACAG GGAGTTGCTTCACGTATGGGACTTCGTCAGGGTTCCATAAGGCACTATGGCTTGAATGGTGATGTGAATAGTGTGTTACTAATGGCTGATATCATCCTATATGGTTCTGCTCAAGAGGTGCAGGGTTTTCCTCCATTATTAATCAGAGCAATGACATTTGAAATTCCTGTCGTTGTACCTGATTTTtcagtgttaaaaaaatat ATTGTGGATGGAGTTCACgggatatttttttctaaacacaATCCTGAAGCTTTGATGAATGCTTTTTCACTTTTGCTTTCAAATGGAAGACTTTCTAAATTTGCTCAAGCAATTGCATCATCTGGAAGACAACTAGCTAAAAATGTACTAGCTCTGGATTGCATAACTGGCTATGCAAGGCTTCTGGAGAATGTACTCAATTTTCCCTCAGATGCTTTACTGCCTGGTGCTGTTTCTCAGATTCAACAGGGGTCATGGGAATGGAATTTATTCCAGAATGAAATAGACTTGTCAAAGATAGATTCCAATAGAAAAGTTTCCATTGTTTATGCTGTTGAGCATGAGTTGGCAAGTCTTAATTATTCAACAAGCATTGTTGAGAATGGAACAGAGGTTCCACTGCAAGATGAACTAACCCAATTGGATTTGGATACTTTGAGAGAAATTGAAATATCTGAAGAGAATGAAATGTTTGAAGTGGAAGAG GCTGAAGAGAGAATGGAGAAAGGTGTTAGTGTATGGGATGATATATATCGTAATGCTAGAAAATCTGAGAAACTGAAGTTTGAAGTCAATGAGAGGGATGAAGGGGAGCTTGAGAGAACAGGACAATCTGTGTGCATTTATGAGATATACAATGGTGCAGGAGTGTGGCCATTTTTACACCATGGTTCTCTCTATCGTGGGTTAAGCCTT TCTAGAAGAGCGCAGAGACAAACTTCTGATGATGTGGATGCAGTTGGTTGCTTGCCTCTTTTGAATGACACATATTATCGGGACATTCTCTGTGAAATGGGAGGAATGTTTGCAATTGCAAATAGGGTGGATAGCATTCACAGGAGGCCTTGGATTGGGTTTCAATCATGGCGTGCTGCTGGTAGGAAG GTAGCATTGTCAGCGAAAGCCGAAAATGTCCTGGAAGAGACAAtgcaagagaattttagaggaGATGTAATATACTTTTGGGGACGTTTGGACATGGATCAGAGTGCCATAAGAAACCACAATGCAATTTCTTTTTGGTACATGTGTGACATCTTAAATGGAGGCAACTGCAG AATTGTTTTTCAAGATGGCTTCCGCCAGATGTATGCATTGCCCCCCCATGCGGAAGCACTGCCCCCCATGCCGGAAGATGGTGGTTATTGGTCAGCACTGCACAGCTGGGTGATGCCAACCTCTTCTTTCTTGGAGTTCATAATGTTCTCTCG GATGTTTGTTGATTCCATTGATGCTAAGCACAGAGACTCCACTAAATACAGCCTGTGCTTGTTAGGCTCTTCAGAGATTGAG AAGAAGCACTGCTACTGTCGCGTGTTGGAACTTCTCATCAATGTATGGGCTTATCATAGTGCACGAAAGATGGTATATATAAATCCTAACACTGGTTCTATGGAAGAGCAGCACcctattgaacaacggaaaggTTTTATGTGGTCAAAATACTTCAATTTTTCATTGTTGAAAAGTATGGACGAAGATCTGGCCGAGGCTGCAGATGATGGTGACCATCCAAGGGAAATGTGGTTGTGGCCAATGACAGGGGAGGTACACTGGCAAGGGATTTATGAAAGGGAGAGGGAAGAAAGGTACAGGctaaaaatggataaaaaaagaaaaacaaaagaaaaactatttGAAAGAATGAAGTATGGTTACAAGCAGAAATCACTTGGACGATAA
- the LOC114401548 gene encoding uncharacterized protein LOC114401548 isoform X3: protein MGLSRNVASQPEIDDAGGDIGFGAIRGGFPFKRNPGHHRHRASFDRQLPRSNNSSSSNNNNISIRSHLHKRKGLLLWLFPFPKSKSGFYAFIIVVVFLFALASMVLQSSITSVFRQSADSARYISGGIRFGSALRFVPGRISQRFLSGDGLDPVRSQPRIGVRAPRIALILGHMTIDPQSLMLVTVIWNLQKLGYVFKIFAVGHGKARSIWENIGGRICPLSTEHQGLIDWSIFEGIIVDSLEAKVAISSVMQEPFCSVPLIWIIQEDSLSSRLPVYEQMGWEHIVSHWRSAFSRASVVVFPDFTYPMLYSELDTGNFFVIPGSPVDVWAAESYHKTHAKEQLRELSGFGPLLTRYARRNDATDSFKFVFLCGNSTDGYDDALQGVASRMGLRQGSIRHYGLNGDVNSVLLMADIILYGSAQEVQGFPPLLIRAMTFEIPVVVPDFSVLKKYIVDGVHGIFFSKHNPEALMNAFSLLLSNGRLSKFAQAIASSGRQLAKNVLALDCITGYARLLENVLNFPSDALLPGAVSQIQQGSWEWNLFQNEIDLSKIDSNRKVSIVYAVEHELASLNYSTSIVENGTEVPLQDELTQLDLDTLREIEISEENEMFEVEEAEERMEKGVSVWDDIYRNARKSEKLKFEVNERDEGELERTGQSVCIYEIYNGAGVWPFLHHGSLYRGLSLSRRAQRQTSDDVDAVGCLPLLNDTYYRDILCEMGGMFAIANRVDSIHRRPWIGFQSWRAAGRKVALSAKAENVLEETMQENFRGDVIYFWGRLDMDQSAIRNHNAISFWYMCDILNGGNCRIVFQDGFRQMYALPPHAEALPPMPEDGGYWSALHSWVMPTSSFLEFIMFSRMFVDSIDAKHRDSTKYSLCLLGSSEIEKKHCYCRVLELLINVWAYHSARKMVYINPNTGSMEEQHPIEQRKGFMWSKYFNFSLLKSMDEDLAEAADDGDHPREMWLWPMTGEVHWQGIYEREREERYRLKMDKKRKTKEKLFERMKYGYKQKSLGR from the exons ATGGGATTGTCGCGCAACGTGGCTTCGCAGCCGGAGATCGACGACGCCGGCGGGGACATTGGATTCGGTGCGATCCGCGGCGGATTCCCCTTCAAGCGGAACCCTGGCCACCACCGCCACCGCGCCTCCTTCGATCGGCAATTGCCGCGCTccaacaacagcagcagcagcaacaacaacaacattagcATCCGATCTCACCTCCACAAGCGCAAGGGCTTGTTGCTGTGGCTCTTCCCGTTCCCCAAGTCCAAGTCCGGATTCTACGCTTTCATCATCGTCGTGGTCTTCCTCTTCGCCCTCGCCTCCATGGTCTTGCAGAGCTCCATCACCTCCGTCTTCCGCCAGAGTGCCGATAGCGCCAGGTACATCAGCGGAGGAATCCGCTTCGGCTCCGCGCTCCGCTTCGTCCCCGGGAGGATTTCGCAGAGGTTCCTCTCTGGCGATGGACTCGATCCGGTTCGCTCCCAGCCCAGAATTGGCGTCCGCGCGCCAAGGATAGCTCTC ATATTAGGGCACATGACGATAGATCCCCAGTCATTGATGTTGGTTACTGTGATTTGGAATCTACAGAAGTTGGGTTATGTTTTTAAG ATATTTGCAGTAGGGCATGGGAAGGCCCGCTCAATATGGGAAAACATAGGTGGCAGAATCTGTCCTTTGAGTACAGAGCATCAAGGCCTGATCGATTGGTCAAT TTTTGAAGGTATCATTGTTGACTCCTTAGAAGCAAAAGTAGCCATTTCAAG CGTTATGCAGGAGCCTTTTTGTTCAGTACCATTGATATGGATTATTCAAGAAGATAGCCTTTCAAGTCGCCTTCCAGTTTATGAGCAAATGGGTTGGGAGCATATTGTTTCTCATTGGAGAAGTGCTTTTAGCAGAGCcagtgttgttgtgtttccagATTTTACTTATCCG ATGTTATATAGTGAGCTTGACACTGGAAACTTCTTTGTGATTCCTGGATCACCAGTAGATGTGTGGGCTGCAGAAAGCTATCATAAGACCCATGCAAAGGAGCAGCTAAGAGAACTTAGTGGATTTG GGCCTCTGCTGACAAGATATGCAAGGAGGAATGATGCAACTGActcatttaaatttgttttcttatgtGGCAATTCTACTGATGGTTATGATGATGCTTTACAG GGAGTTGCTTCACGTATGGGACTTCGTCAGGGTTCCATAAGGCACTATGGCTTGAATGGTGATGTGAATAGTGTGTTACTAATGGCTGATATCATCCTATATGGTTCTGCTCAAGAGGTGCAGGGTTTTCCTCCATTATTAATCAGAGCAATGACATTTGAAATTCCTGTCGTTGTACCTGATTTTtcagtgttaaaaaaatat ATTGTGGATGGAGTTCACgggatatttttttctaaacacaATCCTGAAGCTTTGATGAATGCTTTTTCACTTTTGCTTTCAAATGGAAGACTTTCTAAATTTGCTCAAGCAATTGCATCATCTGGAAGACAACTAGCTAAAAATGTACTAGCTCTGGATTGCATAACTGGCTATGCAAGGCTTCTGGAGAATGTACTCAATTTTCCCTCAGATGCTTTACTGCCTGGTGCTGTTTCTCAGATTCAACAGGGGTCATGGGAATGGAATTTATTCCAGAATGAAATAGACTTGTCAAAGATAGATTCCAATAGAAAAGTTTCCATTGTTTATGCTGTTGAGCATGAGTTGGCAAGTCTTAATTATTCAACAAGCATTGTTGAGAATGGAACAGAGGTTCCACTGCAAGATGAACTAACCCAATTGGATTTGGATACTTTGAGAGAAATTGAAATATCTGAAGAGAATGAAATGTTTGAAGTGGAAGAG GCTGAAGAGAGAATGGAGAAAGGTGTTAGTGTATGGGATGATATATATCGTAATGCTAGAAAATCTGAGAAACTGAAGTTTGAAGTCAATGAGAGGGATGAAGGGGAGCTTGAGAGAACAGGACAATCTGTGTGCATTTATGAGATATACAATGGTGCAGGAGTGTGGCCATTTTTACACCATGGTTCTCTCTATCGTGGGTTAAGCCTT TCTAGAAGAGCGCAGAGACAAACTTCTGATGATGTGGATGCAGTTGGTTGCTTGCCTCTTTTGAATGACACATATTATCGGGACATTCTCTGTGAAATGGGAGGAATGTTTGCAATTGCAAATAGGGTGGATAGCATTCACAGGAGGCCTTGGATTGGGTTTCAATCATGGCGTGCTGCTGGTAGGAAG GTAGCATTGTCAGCGAAAGCCGAAAATGTCCTGGAAGAGACAAtgcaagagaattttagaggaGATGTAATATACTTTTGGGGACGTTTGGACATGGATCAGAGTGCCATAAGAAACCACAATGCAATTTCTTTTTGGTACATGTGTGACATCTTAAATGGAGGCAACTGCAG AATTGTTTTTCAAGATGGCTTCCGCCAGATGTATGCATTGCCCCCCCATGCGGAAGCACTGCCCCCCATGCCGGAAGATGGTGGTTATTGGTCAGCACTGCACAGCTGGGTGATGCCAACCTCTTCTTTCTTGGAGTTCATAATGTTCTCTCG GATGTTTGTTGATTCCATTGATGCTAAGCACAGAGACTCCACTAAATACAGCCTGTGCTTGTTAGGCTCTTCAGAGATTGAG AAGAAGCACTGCTACTGTCGCGTGTTGGAACTTCTCATCAATGTATGGGCTTATCATAGTGCACGAAAGATGGTATATATAAATCCTAACACTGGTTCTATGGAAGAGCAGCACcctattgaacaacggaaaggTTTTATGTGGTCAAAATACTTCAATTTTTCATTGTTGAAAAGTATGGACGAAGATCTGGCCGAGGCTGCAGATGATGGTGACCATCCAAGGGAAATGTGGTTGTGGCCAATGACAGGGGAGGTACACTGGCAAGGGATTTATGAAAGGGAGAGGGAAGAAAGGTACAGGctaaaaatggataaaaaaagaaaaacaaaagaaaaactatttGAAAGAATGAAGTATGGTTACAAGCAGAAATCACTTGGACGATAA
- the LOC114401548 gene encoding uncharacterized protein LOC114401548 isoform X2, whose protein sequence is MGLSRNVASQPEIDDAGGDIGFGAIRGGFPFKRNPGHHRHRASFDRQLPRSNNSSSSNNNNISIRSHLHKRKGLLLWLFPFPKSKSGFYAFIIVVVFLFALASMVLQSSITSVFRQSADSARYISGGIRFGSALRFVPGRISQRFLSGDGLDPVRSQPRIGVRAPRIALILGHMTIDPQSLMLVTVIWNLQKLGYVFKIFAVGHGKARSIWENIGGRICPLSTEHQGLIDWSIFEGIIVDSLEAKVAISSVMQEPFCSVPLIWIIQEDSLSSRLPVYEQMGWEHIVSHWRSAFSRASVVVFPDFTYPMLYSELDTGNFFVIPGSPVDVWAAESYHKTHAKEQLRELSGFGKNDMLVLVVGSSVFFDDLSWDYAVAMHSVGPLLTRYARRNDATDSFKFVFLCGNSTDGYDDALQGVASRMGLRQGSIRHYGLNGDVNSVLLMADIILYGSAQEVQGFPPLLIRAMTFEIPVVVPDFSVLKKYIVDGVHGIFFSKHNPEALMNAFSLLLSNGRLSKFAQAIASSGRQLAKNVLALDCITGYARLLENVLNFPSDALLPGAVSQIQQGSWEWNLFQNEIDLSKIDSNRKVSIVYAVEHELASLNYSTSIVENGTEVPLQDELTQLDLDTLREIEISEENEMFEVEEAEERMEKGVSVWDDIYRNARKSEKLKFEVNERDEGELERTGQSVCIYEIYNGAGVWPFLHHGSLYRGLSLSRRAQRQTSDDVDAVGCLPLLNDTYYRDILCEMGGMFAIANRVDSIHRRPWIGFQSWRAAGRKVALSAKAENVLEETMQENFRGDVIYFWGRLDMDQSAIRNHNAISFWYMCDILNGGNCRIVFQDGFRQMYALPPHAEALPPMPEDGGYWSALHSWVMPTSSFLEFIMFSRMFVDSIDAKHRDSTKYSLCLLGSSEIEKHCYCRVLELLINVWAYHSARKMVYINPNTGSMEEQHPIEQRKGFMWSKYFNFSLLKSMDEDLAEAADDGDHPREMWLWPMTGEVHWQGIYEREREERYRLKMDKKRKTKEKLFERMKYGYKQKSLGR, encoded by the exons ATGGGATTGTCGCGCAACGTGGCTTCGCAGCCGGAGATCGACGACGCCGGCGGGGACATTGGATTCGGTGCGATCCGCGGCGGATTCCCCTTCAAGCGGAACCCTGGCCACCACCGCCACCGCGCCTCCTTCGATCGGCAATTGCCGCGCTccaacaacagcagcagcagcaacaacaacaacattagcATCCGATCTCACCTCCACAAGCGCAAGGGCTTGTTGCTGTGGCTCTTCCCGTTCCCCAAGTCCAAGTCCGGATTCTACGCTTTCATCATCGTCGTGGTCTTCCTCTTCGCCCTCGCCTCCATGGTCTTGCAGAGCTCCATCACCTCCGTCTTCCGCCAGAGTGCCGATAGCGCCAGGTACATCAGCGGAGGAATCCGCTTCGGCTCCGCGCTCCGCTTCGTCCCCGGGAGGATTTCGCAGAGGTTCCTCTCTGGCGATGGACTCGATCCGGTTCGCTCCCAGCCCAGAATTGGCGTCCGCGCGCCAAGGATAGCTCTC ATATTAGGGCACATGACGATAGATCCCCAGTCATTGATGTTGGTTACTGTGATTTGGAATCTACAGAAGTTGGGTTATGTTTTTAAG ATATTTGCAGTAGGGCATGGGAAGGCCCGCTCAATATGGGAAAACATAGGTGGCAGAATCTGTCCTTTGAGTACAGAGCATCAAGGCCTGATCGATTGGTCAAT TTTTGAAGGTATCATTGTTGACTCCTTAGAAGCAAAAGTAGCCATTTCAAG CGTTATGCAGGAGCCTTTTTGTTCAGTACCATTGATATGGATTATTCAAGAAGATAGCCTTTCAAGTCGCCTTCCAGTTTATGAGCAAATGGGTTGGGAGCATATTGTTTCTCATTGGAGAAGTGCTTTTAGCAGAGCcagtgttgttgtgtttccagATTTTACTTATCCG ATGTTATATAGTGAGCTTGACACTGGAAACTTCTTTGTGATTCCTGGATCACCAGTAGATGTGTGGGCTGCAGAAAGCTATCATAAGACCCATGCAAAGGAGCAGCTAAGAGAACTTAGTGGATTTGGTAAAAATGATATGCTGGTTCTAGTTGTTGGGAGCTCAGTCTTCTTTGATGACCTATCTTGGGACTATGCTGTTGCAATGCATTCTGTAGGGCCTCTGCTGACAAGATATGCAAGGAGGAATGATGCAACTGActcatttaaatttgttttcttatgtGGCAATTCTACTGATGGTTATGATGATGCTTTACAG GGAGTTGCTTCACGTATGGGACTTCGTCAGGGTTCCATAAGGCACTATGGCTTGAATGGTGATGTGAATAGTGTGTTACTAATGGCTGATATCATCCTATATGGTTCTGCTCAAGAGGTGCAGGGTTTTCCTCCATTATTAATCAGAGCAATGACATTTGAAATTCCTGTCGTTGTACCTGATTTTtcagtgttaaaaaaatat ATTGTGGATGGAGTTCACgggatatttttttctaaacacaATCCTGAAGCTTTGATGAATGCTTTTTCACTTTTGCTTTCAAATGGAAGACTTTCTAAATTTGCTCAAGCAATTGCATCATCTGGAAGACAACTAGCTAAAAATGTACTAGCTCTGGATTGCATAACTGGCTATGCAAGGCTTCTGGAGAATGTACTCAATTTTCCCTCAGATGCTTTACTGCCTGGTGCTGTTTCTCAGATTCAACAGGGGTCATGGGAATGGAATTTATTCCAGAATGAAATAGACTTGTCAAAGATAGATTCCAATAGAAAAGTTTCCATTGTTTATGCTGTTGAGCATGAGTTGGCAAGTCTTAATTATTCAACAAGCATTGTTGAGAATGGAACAGAGGTTCCACTGCAAGATGAACTAACCCAATTGGATTTGGATACTTTGAGAGAAATTGAAATATCTGAAGAGAATGAAATGTTTGAAGTGGAAGAG GCTGAAGAGAGAATGGAGAAAGGTGTTAGTGTATGGGATGATATATATCGTAATGCTAGAAAATCTGAGAAACTGAAGTTTGAAGTCAATGAGAGGGATGAAGGGGAGCTTGAGAGAACAGGACAATCTGTGTGCATTTATGAGATATACAATGGTGCAGGAGTGTGGCCATTTTTACACCATGGTTCTCTCTATCGTGGGTTAAGCCTT TCTAGAAGAGCGCAGAGACAAACTTCTGATGATGTGGATGCAGTTGGTTGCTTGCCTCTTTTGAATGACACATATTATCGGGACATTCTCTGTGAAATGGGAGGAATGTTTGCAATTGCAAATAGGGTGGATAGCATTCACAGGAGGCCTTGGATTGGGTTTCAATCATGGCGTGCTGCTGGTAGGAAG GTAGCATTGTCAGCGAAAGCCGAAAATGTCCTGGAAGAGACAAtgcaagagaattttagaggaGATGTAATATACTTTTGGGGACGTTTGGACATGGATCAGAGTGCCATAAGAAACCACAATGCAATTTCTTTTTGGTACATGTGTGACATCTTAAATGGAGGCAACTGCAG AATTGTTTTTCAAGATGGCTTCCGCCAGATGTATGCATTGCCCCCCCATGCGGAAGCACTGCCCCCCATGCCGGAAGATGGTGGTTATTGGTCAGCACTGCACAGCTGGGTGATGCCAACCTCTTCTTTCTTGGAGTTCATAATGTTCTCTCG GATGTTTGTTGATTCCATTGATGCTAAGCACAGAGACTCCACTAAATACAGCCTGTGCTTGTTAGGCTCTTCAGAGATTGAG AAGCACTGCTACTGTCGCGTGTTGGAACTTCTCATCAATGTATGGGCTTATCATAGTGCACGAAAGATGGTATATATAAATCCTAACACTGGTTCTATGGAAGAGCAGCACcctattgaacaacggaaaggTTTTATGTGGTCAAAATACTTCAATTTTTCATTGTTGAAAAGTATGGACGAAGATCTGGCCGAGGCTGCAGATGATGGTGACCATCCAAGGGAAATGTGGTTGTGGCCAATGACAGGGGAGGTACACTGGCAAGGGATTTATGAAAGGGAGAGGGAAGAAAGGTACAGGctaaaaatggataaaaaaagaaaaacaaaagaaaaactatttGAAAGAATGAAGTATGGTTACAAGCAGAAATCACTTGGACGATAA